Proteins found in one Syntrophales bacterium genomic segment:
- the lpxA gene encoding acyl-ACP--UDP-N-acetylglucosamine O-acyltransferase has translation MKIHPSAIISPRAAIAEGVEIGPYSVVGPDVSIGENTRIAPHVVIEGPTEIGSGCSIFQFASVGADPQDLKFRGERCKVIIGNNNTIRECVTIHRGTAADIGMTIMGDNNLIMAYCHVAHNCSLGNNVVMANAANLAGHVTIGDHVTIGGMTGIHQFCSIGSYAMVGGASAVAGDVPPYVIVSGNRARLYGLNLIGLERKGFAPETVKTLKEAYRILFRSSLLLKDAIGRVRNELEAIPEVNHLIEFLEKSQRGVCR, from the coding sequence ATGAAAATTCACCCTTCCGCAATCATTTCCCCCCGGGCGGCCATCGCCGAGGGGGTTGAAATAGGTCCCTACAGCGTCGTGGGACCCGACGTGTCGATCGGGGAGAATACCCGAATCGCTCCCCACGTTGTTATTGAGGGACCCACGGAGATCGGCAGCGGCTGTTCCATCTTCCAGTTCGCCTCCGTGGGGGCGGACCCGCAAGACCTCAAATTCAGGGGAGAACGGTGCAAGGTGATCATCGGCAACAACAATACCATACGGGAGTGTGTTACGATTCACCGGGGCACGGCCGCCGACATCGGTATGACCATCATGGGCGACAACAACCTGATCATGGCGTACTGCCACGTGGCCCACAACTGCAGCCTGGGGAACAATGTCGTCATGGCCAACGCGGCCAACCTGGCCGGCCATGTCACCATCGGAGATCATGTCACCATCGGCGGCATGACCGGTATACACCAGTTCTGTTCCATCGGGAGCTACGCCATGGTCGGAGGCGCTTCGGCTGTTGCCGGCGATGTTCCTCCCTATGTGATCGTTTCAGGAAACCGGGCCAGGCTTTACGGCCTCAACCTGATCGGTCTGGAGCGGAAGGGCTTTGCTCCGGAAACGGTAAAAACTCTGAAAGAAGCCTACCGGATACTCTTCCGTTCCTCGCTTCTGTTGAAAGACGCCATCGGGAGGGTGAGAAATGAGCTGGAGGCGATTCCTGAAGTGAACCACCTCATCGAGTTTCTTGAAAAGTCTCAACGGGGAGTATGCCGTTAG
- a CDS encoding Gfo/Idh/MocA family oxidoreductase, with product MGMLKVGVVGIGHLGTYHLQKYEMIEDCVIAGVSDIQQDRTEQAAGRYRCEGFTDYRRLIGKVDAVSIATPTVTHHAIARDFLAAGVDVLLEKPMTLTLEEADDLLEAAEQGDRILQVGFIERFNPAVIALEKIIERPVFIEAHRLHPFYSRGTDVDVILDLMIHDLDLVLAFVASPIRSVDAVGVSVLSDKVDIANVRLSFENGCVANITASRVTGKKLQKIRFFGFEGYHSVDYAKRELVSLKKHPDGQGGVEISMRDVEIGQHDPLEAEIRHFVQSVIARTPPRVSGREGRNSLELALRVAEVMEDGSGVPA from the coding sequence ATGGGTATGCTTAAGGTAGGTGTCGTTGGAATCGGACACCTGGGGACCTACCATCTCCAGAAATACGAGATGATTGAAGACTGCGTCATCGCGGGGGTCTCCGACATACAGCAAGACCGGACGGAACAGGCGGCCGGGCGTTACCGGTGCGAAGGCTTCACGGACTATCGCCGCCTCATCGGAAAGGTGGACGCCGTCAGCATTGCGACCCCGACGGTGACACACCACGCCATCGCCCGGGATTTTCTGGCCGCCGGCGTCGATGTACTTCTGGAAAAACCCATGACCCTGACCCTCGAAGAGGCCGACGACCTGCTCGAGGCGGCCGAACAGGGAGACCGCATCCTGCAGGTGGGGTTCATAGAACGATTCAACCCGGCTGTCATCGCTCTCGAGAAGATCATAGAACGACCGGTCTTTATCGAGGCCCATCGGCTGCATCCCTTTTACAGCCGGGGTACCGATGTAGATGTCATACTGGACCTCATGATTCATGATCTCGATCTGGTGCTCGCTTTTGTCGCGTCTCCGATACGGTCCGTCGATGCCGTCGGGGTGTCGGTTCTGTCCGATAAAGTGGATATAGCGAACGTGAGGCTGTCCTTTGAAAATGGCTGTGTGGCGAATATTACCGCGAGCAGGGTAACGGGGAAAAAATTGCAGAAAATACGGTTTTTCGGGTTTGAAGGGTATCATTCAGTGGATTACGCCAAGCGCGAACTCGTTTCACTCAAGAAACACCCCGACGGTCAGGGGGGCGTGGAAATCAGCATGCGGGACGTAGAGATCGGGCAACACGATCCCCTGGAGGCTGAAATACGGCATTTCGTTCAGTCCGTCATTGCCCGGACTCCTCCCCGGGTGTCGGGGAGGGAAGGAAGAAACTCCCTCGAACTGGCGCTTCGGGTGGCTGAAGTAATGGAAGACGGAAGCGGGGTGCCGGCATGA
- a CDS encoding OmpH family outer membrane protein, with protein sequence MRNLVVCMCIAAAFVLTGATAVAAEKIAFVDIQRIFMESEAGKSSALEFRKLVEKKQGQIQAQERELQKTQEELEQQRSVLTESAYREKDLDFQKRLRDYKRFVDDANEEMRMREQQMTQLLIPGIQKIINEIGKKENYTAIFDVGTGGLLFTSEAKDITGKVIEALNKVAR encoded by the coding sequence ATGAGAAACCTGGTAGTCTGTATGTGCATAGCGGCGGCCTTCGTTCTGACCGGCGCAACCGCAGTGGCGGCCGAAAAGATCGCTTTTGTTGATATCCAGAGAATTTTCATGGAATCGGAAGCGGGTAAGAGTTCTGCCCTGGAATTCAGAAAACTCGTGGAGAAAAAGCAGGGTCAGATCCAGGCGCAGGAGAGGGAATTGCAGAAAACCCAGGAAGAACTCGAACAGCAGCGGTCTGTGCTGACGGAATCAGCCTATCGGGAAAAGGACCTTGATTTCCAGAAGCGGCTCCGCGATTACAAGCGTTTCGTGGATGACGCCAATGAAGAAATGAGGATGCGAGAGCAGCAGATGACGCAGCTCCTGATTCCCGGAATCCAGAAGATCATAAATGAAATCGGCAAAAAAGAGAATTATACCGCGATATTTGACGTGGGAACCGGGGGCCTGCTCTTTACCTCCGAGGCAAAGGATATTACCGGCAAGGTTATTGAAGCCCTCAACAAGGTTGCCCGCTGA
- the lpxD gene encoding UDP-3-O-(3-hydroxymyristoyl)glucosamine N-acyltransferase encodes MHKKLSDIASFLGGFVIGDGDVEIRAVSGIEEASEGDLTFVANPRYRADIATTGASAILVPRDITAAPKPLVVVDDPYVSLARVLTLLYPDEAPPAGISEGAFIAPDASIAENVTICPGSCVGSSARLDRGVTLYPGVVVGDGAVIGEDSVLYPNVTIYRRCIIGKRVVLHAGVVVGSDGFGFAGPGTGNVKVPQVGIVRIDDDCEIGANTTIDRGTLGVTWIKEGVKIDNLVQIAHNVVIGERSVVVAQVGISGSTRIGRGVLLGGQAGLVGHITVGDGAMVAAKTGIHKNVPPGTVMSGFSQMPHRLWLRTQATLPQLPEMRKRLLDLAARIEQIEQVLQSMNDNEAGTQ; translated from the coding sequence ATGCACAAGAAACTCAGTGACATAGCATCATTTCTCGGAGGATTCGTCATCGGTGACGGAGACGTTGAGATCCGGGCCGTTTCGGGCATCGAAGAGGCATCGGAAGGGGATCTCACCTTCGTGGCAAACCCCAGGTACCGGGCTGACATCGCAACAACCGGCGCGTCGGCCATTCTGGTTCCGCGGGATATCACCGCTGCCCCGAAGCCCCTGGTGGTTGTCGATGACCCTTACGTTTCTCTGGCCCGGGTCCTGACCCTGCTCTACCCGGATGAAGCCCCCCCCGCCGGGATCAGCGAAGGTGCCTTCATCGCCCCGGACGCTTCCATTGCCGAGAACGTGACCATCTGCCCCGGGTCCTGCGTGGGATCCTCAGCCCGCCTGGATCGTGGTGTGACACTCTACCCGGGTGTTGTCGTGGGGGACGGCGCGGTCATCGGTGAGGACTCGGTTCTGTATCCCAACGTCACCATCTACCGCAGATGTATCATAGGGAAGCGGGTAGTGCTGCACGCCGGTGTCGTGGTGGGAAGCGACGGATTCGGTTTTGCCGGCCCCGGGACCGGGAACGTCAAGGTTCCCCAGGTGGGGATCGTCAGGATTGACGACGATTGCGAGATCGGCGCCAACACGACCATCGATCGTGGAACCCTGGGGGTCACCTGGATCAAGGAGGGTGTCAAAATAGACAACCTGGTGCAGATTGCCCACAACGTTGTGATCGGCGAGCGTTCAGTGGTCGTTGCCCAGGTGGGTATATCGGGCAGCACCAGGATAGGGAGAGGAGTCCTCCTGGGAGGACAGGCCGGCCTTGTGGGCCATATCACGGTGGGAGACGGGGCCATGGTGGCCGCCAAAACCGGCATTCACAAGAATGTTCCCCCCGGAACGGTTATGTCCGGGTTCAGCCAGATGCCTCACCGGCTATGGTTGAGGACGCAGGCCACCCTTCCGCAGCTGCCGGAGATGAGAAAGCGGCTCCTGGATCTGGCCGCAAGAATTGAGCAGATCGAACAGGTTCTGCAGAGCATGAACGACAATGAGGCAGGTACTCAATGA
- the lpxB gene encoding lipid-A-disaccharide synthase gives MEAYNNSFAAPNKDVVIIAGEASGDLHGSMLVREMKAVDPALRVCGIGGDRMEKEGVTLVHHANELAVVGLTEVFPKLGVILGARRKIKRLLRTKRPSLLILIDFPDFNMPLARFAHNLGIPVFYYISPQVWAWRKKRIHFLEQYVDRMAVILPFEEEIYRSTSLDARFVGHPLMDRVLMTCSRNEALDRLGLRPEGTIIGLLPGSREREVTSLLPCILEAAQILDSSIPDAQFVLPLAEGIPLETIDAIRRDIPLDVTVVKGRFYEALGVSNAAIVTSGTSTLEAALLGVPMVIVYRVSPLSYLLGKMFIAVDHIGLVNIIAGREVVPEYIQADAEPGKIARGLLDILTGEGRREQVSRDLEALKSMLGEPGAAVKTAALALDLMERGIRSPGGAQAAGPEILPFRNRSAP, from the coding sequence ATGGAAGCTTATAACAATTCTTTTGCCGCACCGAACAAGGACGTTGTCATTATTGCCGGCGAGGCCTCGGGGGACCTCCACGGATCGATGCTCGTCCGGGAGATGAAGGCCGTCGATCCGGCACTGCGAGTTTGTGGAATAGGCGGCGACAGGATGGAAAAGGAGGGCGTGACCCTGGTACACCACGCCAATGAACTTGCCGTGGTGGGATTGACGGAAGTATTCCCGAAGCTGGGAGTCATTCTCGGGGCCCGCCGGAAGATAAAACGTCTTCTGCGGACAAAACGCCCCTCTCTTCTCATCCTCATTGATTTCCCCGATTTCAACATGCCCCTTGCCAGGTTCGCGCACAACCTGGGCATTCCCGTCTTTTACTACATCAGCCCCCAGGTGTGGGCCTGGCGGAAAAAAAGAATTCACTTCCTGGAACAATACGTGGACCGCATGGCCGTTATTCTGCCCTTCGAGGAAGAAATCTATCGCTCCACCAGCCTGGATGCCCGTTTTGTGGGGCACCCCCTCATGGATCGTGTTCTCATGACCTGTTCCCGCAACGAAGCACTGGATCGCCTGGGACTCCGGCCGGAGGGAACCATCATCGGGCTGCTTCCGGGCAGCCGCGAACGGGAAGTCACGTCCCTGCTCCCCTGCATTCTCGAGGCGGCACAGATTCTCGACAGCAGCATACCCGACGCACAGTTCGTGCTTCCCCTGGCCGAGGGAATTCCCCTGGAGACAATCGACGCGATCCGCCGGGACATTCCCCTGGATGTAACGGTTGTAAAGGGACGTTTCTACGAAGCCTTGGGAGTGTCCAACGCGGCCATCGTCACATCGGGCACATCCACCCTGGAGGCGGCTCTTCTCGGGGTTCCCATGGTTATCGTCTACAGGGTGTCCCCGCTGTCCTACCTCCTGGGTAAAATGTTCATCGCCGTGGATCATATCGGACTGGTCAACATCATCGCCGGCCGGGAGGTAGTCCCCGAATACATCCAGGCGGACGCCGAACCCGGGAAGATAGCCCGGGGGCTCCTGGACATTCTCACCGGCGAGGGACGGAGAGAACAGGTTTCCCGTGACCTGGAAGCGTTAAAATCCATGCTGGGCGAACCCGGGGCCGCGGTAAAGACCGCCGCCCTGGCACTTGACCTTATGGAGCGGGGGATCAGAAGCCCCGGCGGGGCACAAGCGGCGGGCCCGGAGATCCTCCCGTTCCGGAACAGGAGCGCCCCGTGA